The following proteins are co-located in the Streptomyces sp. NBC_01198 genome:
- a CDS encoding iron-containing alcohol dehydrogenase family protein, with translation MPVLTRLIPSPVVVDIRAGALADLSRLLADQRISTSGKLALAVSDGSGARLRASLEPELPGADWFEVCGGTIDAAVTLADAIRGNRYDAVVGLGGGKIIDVTKYAAARVGLPMVAVATNLSHDGICSPVSTLDNDNGRGSYGVPTPIAVVVDLDVIREAPARYVRAGIGDAVSNLSAIADWELSHRETGERVDGLAAAMARSAGEAVLRHPGGIGDDAFLGTLAEGLVLSGIAMSISGDTRPSSGACHEISHAFDLLFPKRAAAHGEQVGLGAAFAMHLRGAPEEAGLLAETLRRHGLPVLPAEMGFTEAEFAQAVHYAPQTRPGRFTILEHLDLSATEIRDAYADYAKTISS, from the coding sequence GTGCCTGTACTGACCCGGCTGATCCCCTCGCCGGTCGTCGTCGACATCCGGGCGGGCGCGCTCGCCGACCTGTCCCGGCTGCTGGCCGACCAGCGCATCTCCACCTCCGGCAAGCTCGCCCTCGCCGTCAGCGACGGCTCGGGTGCCCGGCTGCGCGCGTCCCTGGAGCCGGAACTGCCGGGAGCCGACTGGTTCGAGGTCTGCGGCGGCACCATCGACGCCGCCGTCACGCTCGCCGACGCCATCCGGGGCAACCGCTACGACGCGGTCGTCGGCCTGGGCGGCGGCAAGATCATCGACGTCACCAAATACGCCGCCGCCCGGGTGGGCCTGCCCATGGTCGCGGTCGCCACCAACCTCTCGCACGACGGCATCTGCTCCCCGGTCTCCACGCTGGACAACGACAACGGCCGCGGCTCCTACGGCGTCCCCACCCCGATCGCCGTGGTCGTGGACCTCGACGTCATAAGGGAGGCACCGGCCCGCTACGTACGGGCCGGGATCGGCGACGCGGTGTCCAACCTGTCGGCCATCGCCGACTGGGAGCTCTCGCACCGCGAGACCGGCGAGCGGGTCGACGGACTGGCCGCCGCGATGGCCCGCAGCGCCGGCGAGGCCGTCCTGCGGCACCCCGGGGGCATCGGCGACGACGCCTTCCTCGGCACGCTGGCCGAGGGCCTGGTGCTCTCCGGTATCGCCATGTCGATCAGCGGCGACACCCGGCCGTCCTCCGGCGCCTGCCACGAGATCAGCCACGCCTTCGACCTGCTCTTCCCCAAACGGGCCGCCGCGCACGGCGAGCAGGTCGGCCTCGGCGCCGCCTTCGCCATGCACCTGCGCGGGGCGCCGGAAGAGGCGGGCCTGCTCGCCGAGACGCTGCGCCGGCACGGGCTGCCGGTGCTGCCCGCGGAGATGGGCTTCACCGAGGCGGAGTTCGCGCAGGCGGTGCACTACGCCCCGCAGACCCGCCCCGGCCGCTTCACCATCCTGGAACACCTCGACCTGTCCGCCACCGAGATCAGGGACGCATACGCCGACTATGCCAAAACCATCAGTAGCTGA
- a CDS encoding phosphocholine cytidylyltransferase family protein, with the protein MIGLVLAAGAGRRLRPHTDTLPKALVPVGPEGARDSLTVLDLTLANFAAVGLTEAAIVVGYRREAVYARKAELEARYGLPLTLIDNDKAEEWNNAYSLWCARDVLSQGAILANGDTVHPVSVEQTLLAARGEGRRVILALDTVKALADEEMKVVAAPGKGVRRITKLMDPAEATGEYIGVTLIEAEAAADLADALKATFERDPGLYYEDGYQEMVDRGLTVDVAPIGDVAWVEIDNDDDLAKGREIACLY; encoded by the coding sequence ATGATCGGCCTCGTGCTGGCGGCCGGCGCAGGCAGGCGCCTGCGTCCCCACACCGACACGCTGCCCAAGGCGCTGGTCCCGGTCGGCCCGGAGGGCGCGCGCGACAGCCTGACCGTGCTCGACCTGACGCTGGCCAACTTCGCCGCGGTCGGACTCACCGAGGCCGCGATCGTCGTCGGCTACCGCAGGGAAGCGGTCTACGCGCGCAAAGCGGAGCTGGAGGCACGTTACGGACTCCCGCTGACCCTGATCGACAACGACAAGGCCGAGGAGTGGAACAACGCGTACTCCCTCTGGTGCGCCCGTGACGTCCTGAGCCAGGGTGCGATTCTGGCCAACGGCGACACCGTGCACCCGGTCTCGGTGGAGCAGACCCTGCTCGCCGCCCGCGGTGAGGGCCGGCGGGTGATCCTCGCGCTGGACACCGTCAAGGCGCTCGCGGACGAGGAGATGAAGGTCGTCGCCGCCCCCGGCAAGGGCGTGCGGCGGATCACCAAGCTGATGGACCCGGCCGAGGCCACCGGTGAGTACATCGGGGTGACCCTCATCGAGGCCGAGGCGGCGGCCGACCTCGCCGACGCCCTCAAGGCGACCTTCGAGCGCGACCCCGGCCTGTACTACGAGGACGGCTACCAGGAGATGGTCGACCGCGGCCTGACCGTGGACGTCGCACCGATCGGGGACGTCGCCTGGGTCGAGATCGACAACGACGACGACCTCGCCAAGGGCCGGGAGATCGCGTGCCTGTACTGA
- a CDS encoding DUF5941 domain-containing protein: protein MDRRFRGHRHALRLALTDPRFDAAAVPGALTARPAARAALVRALADVPGGPSAHGGARSAAGDAAVGAATAPGPTTGGATATSTVTAAGTTTETATVPAQGAAVPLPAPRRGAAVDVLPDALATALEAAGEQPHRPELGVLVAEVPTDRTAVEAAVAAIGAVDEESVRLRSAVKARDGFFTTHCISPYSRYLARWCARRGLTPNQVTTASLLVALIAAGCAATGTRAGFVAAGVLLLGSFVLDCTDGQLARYSLQYSTLGAWLDATFDRAKEYAYYAGLALGAARGGDDVWALALGAMVLQTCRHVVDFAFNEANHDATANTSPTAALSDKLDSVGWTVWVRRMVVLPIGERWALIAVLTAVSTPRITFVVLLVGCALAACYTTAGRVLRSLTRRASRTDRAARALDDLGDSGPLAEALSGVLRPLARRTPAFAAPAVAALGAAAVAATAALAPHGSWYPVIAAGLYVLTSAFAVAQRLKGALDWLVPPLFRAGEYGTVLALAAVSDVNGALPAAFGLVAAVAYHHYDTVYRIRGGAGAPPRAVVRSAGGHEGRTLIVALAAAVAAHRTGLTVTLTVLAIAIALLVLTESIRFWVSSGAAAAVHDESGEPA, encoded by the coding sequence GTGGACCGCCGCTTCCGCGGCCACCGGCACGCGCTGCGGCTGGCCCTGACCGACCCGCGGTTCGACGCCGCGGCGGTCCCCGGCGCCCTGACCGCCCGTCCGGCCGCCCGCGCCGCCCTGGTCCGGGCCCTGGCGGACGTCCCTGGCGGACCGTCCGCCCACGGCGGCGCGCGGAGTGCCGCCGGGGACGCCGCGGTCGGCGCCGCGACGGCGCCCGGTCCCACGACCGGCGGCGCGACCGCCACCTCGACGGTGACCGCCGCGGGGACGACCACCGAGACCGCCACCGTTCCCGCGCAGGGCGCGGCCGTACCGCTGCCGGCCCCCCGCCGCGGCGCCGCGGTCGACGTGCTGCCCGACGCGCTGGCCACCGCCCTGGAGGCGGCCGGCGAGCAGCCGCACCGGCCCGAGCTTGGCGTGCTGGTCGCCGAGGTGCCCACCGACCGGACCGCGGTCGAGGCCGCGGTCGCCGCGATCGGCGCCGTGGACGAGGAGTCCGTGCGGCTGCGCAGCGCGGTCAAGGCCCGCGACGGATTCTTCACCACCCACTGCATCAGCCCCTACTCGCGCTACCTGGCCCGCTGGTGCGCCCGCCGCGGGCTGACCCCGAACCAGGTCACCACCGCCTCGCTGCTGGTGGCGCTGATCGCTGCCGGCTGCGCGGCCACCGGCACCCGCGCCGGATTCGTCGCGGCGGGCGTGCTGCTCCTCGGCTCGTTCGTGCTGGACTGCACCGACGGGCAGCTGGCCCGCTACTCGCTGCAGTATTCGACGCTCGGCGCCTGGCTTGACGCCACCTTCGACCGGGCCAAGGAGTACGCCTACTACGCCGGCCTCGCCCTGGGTGCCGCCCGCGGCGGCGACGACGTGTGGGCGCTGGCGCTGGGCGCCATGGTGCTCCAGACCTGCCGCCACGTCGTGGACTTCGCCTTCAACGAGGCCAACCACGACGCCACCGCGAACACCAGCCCCACCGCAGCGCTGTCCGACAAGCTGGACAGCGTCGGCTGGACGGTCTGGGTGCGCCGGATGGTAGTGCTGCCGATCGGCGAGCGGTGGGCGCTGATAGCGGTACTGACCGCGGTCAGCACCCCCCGGATCACCTTCGTGGTGCTGCTGGTCGGCTGCGCGCTGGCCGCCTGCTACACCACCGCTGGCCGGGTGCTCCGCTCGCTGACCCGCCGGGCCAGCCGTACCGACCGTGCCGCGCGGGCGCTGGACGACCTGGGCGACAGCGGCCCGCTCGCCGAGGCCCTGTCCGGTGTGCTGCGCCCGCTCGCCCGCCGGACGCCGGCCTTCGCGGCGCCCGCGGTGGCTGCGCTCGGCGCCGCCGCGGTGGCCGCGACGGCCGCGCTGGCCCCGCACGGCAGCTGGTATCCGGTGATCGCCGCCGGGCTGTACGTCCTCACCTCGGCCTTCGCCGTCGCGCAGCGGCTGAAGGGCGCGCTGGACTGGCTGGTGCCGCCGCTGTTCAGGGCGGGGGAGTACGGCACGGTGCTGGCGCTCGCCGCGGTCTCCGATGTGAACGGAGCGTTGCCCGCTGCTTTCGGACTGGTTGCCGCGGTCGCCTACCATCACTACGACACGGTGTACCGCATACGCGGTGGTGCCGGAGCGCCGCCACGGGCCGTGGTGCGCAGCGCGGGCGGCCACGAGGGCCGCACGCTGATCGTGGCCCTGGCGGCCGCCGTCGCCGCGCACCGCACGGGCTTGACGGTCACGCTGACGGTGCTCGCCATCGCCATCGCGCTGCTGGTCCTCACAGAGAGCATCCGCTTCTGGGTGTCCTCGGGGGCCGCCGCCGCCGTACACGACGAATCAGGAGAACCCGCATGA
- a CDS encoding cation diffusion facilitator family transporter yields the protein MGAGHSHAHGHGGTATAAHRGRLLVALSITLLVLVTEVVGSALTDSLALLADAGHMATDAAGIAMALIAVHIASRPASERRTFGYARAEILAAVINAVLLFGVGAFIFAEGVNRLISPQHFDGGATIVFGLIGMVANSVSLLVLMGGQRESLNVRGAFLEVMADALGSLAVVVAAGVFLATGWRQADAVASLLIGLLIVPRTWRLLREAVDVLLEAAPKDVDMAAVRHHIEGLKGVEGLHDLHAWTITSGMPVLSAHVVVSQEVLDEVGYEKMLHDLQGCLGVHFDVEHCTFQLEPAGHAEHEARLCH from the coding sequence ATGGGGGCAGGCCACAGCCACGCTCACGGCCACGGCGGCACCGCGACCGCCGCGCACCGCGGCCGGCTGCTGGTGGCGCTGAGCATCACCCTGCTGGTGCTGGTCACCGAAGTGGTCGGCAGCGCCTTGACCGACTCGCTCGCGCTGCTCGCCGACGCCGGGCACATGGCCACCGACGCGGCCGGCATCGCCATGGCACTGATCGCCGTGCACATCGCGAGCCGCCCGGCGAGCGAGCGCCGCACCTTCGGCTACGCGCGCGCCGAGATCCTGGCGGCGGTGATCAACGCGGTGCTGCTGTTCGGTGTCGGCGCCTTCATCTTCGCCGAGGGCGTCAACCGGCTGATCTCGCCGCAGCACTTCGACGGCGGGGCCACCATCGTCTTCGGCCTGATCGGCATGGTCGCCAACAGCGTGTCGCTGCTGGTCCTGATGGGCGGCCAGCGGGAGAGCCTGAACGTGCGCGGCGCCTTCCTGGAGGTGATGGCGGACGCGCTGGGCTCGCTGGCGGTCGTGGTGGCGGCCGGCGTGTTCCTGGCCACCGGCTGGCGGCAGGCCGACGCGGTCGCCTCGCTGCTGATCGGGCTGCTGATCGTGCCGCGCACCTGGCGGCTGCTGCGCGAGGCCGTGGACGTGCTTCTCGAAGCGGCCCCCAAGGATGTCGACATGGCGGCGGTGCGGCATCACATCGAGGGACTCAAGGGCGTGGAGGGCCTGCACGACCTGCACGCCTGGACCATCACCTCGGGGATGCCGGTGCTGTCGGCGCACGTGGTGGTCAGCCAGGAGGTGCTCGACGAGGTGGGCTACGAGAAAATGCTGCACGATCTGCAGGGCTGCCTCGGAGTCCATTTCGACGTCGAGCACTGCACATTCCAGCTGGAGCCCGCCGGGCACGCGGAGCACGAGGCACGGCTGTGCCACTGA
- the idi gene encoding isopentenyl-diphosphate Delta-isomerase → MPSSPATDRPGSAAAAPPPAGGAEEPIMLELVDENGVTTGTAEKLSAHLAPGRLHRAFSVFLFDEDGRLLLQRRALGKYHSPGVWSNTCCGHPYPGEQPFVAAARRTAEELGVAPALMREAGTVRYNHPDPASGLVEQEFNHLYVGLVSGPLHPDPAEIDDTAFAGPADLAKLRAEGIFSAWFGSVLDAALPTVREVTGGRAGW, encoded by the coding sequence ATGCCCAGCAGTCCTGCCACCGATCGACCCGGCTCTGCCGCCGCCGCCCCGCCGCCCGCCGGCGGGGCCGAAGAGCCGATCATGCTCGAACTGGTCGATGAGAACGGTGTGACAACCGGCACAGCGGAGAAGCTGTCGGCGCACCTGGCGCCCGGCCGGCTGCACCGGGCGTTCTCGGTCTTCCTCTTCGACGAGGACGGCCGGCTGCTGCTGCAGCGCAGAGCGCTGGGCAAGTACCACTCGCCCGGCGTGTGGTCCAACACCTGTTGCGGCCACCCCTACCCCGGTGAGCAGCCCTTCGTCGCCGCCGCCCGGCGCACCGCGGAGGAGCTGGGGGTCGCGCCGGCGCTCATGCGCGAGGCGGGGACCGTGCGCTACAACCATCCGGACCCGGCGTCCGGCCTGGTGGAGCAGGAGTTCAACCACCTCTACGTGGGGCTGGTCAGCGGTCCGCTGCACCCGGACCCGGCGGAGATCGACGACACCGCCTTCGCGGGCCCCGCGGACCTGGCGAAGCTGCGGGCCGAGGGGATCTTCTCCGCGTGGTTCGGCTCGGTGCTGGACGCGGCGCTGCCCACGGTGCGCGAGGTGACCGGGGGCCGGGCGGGCTGGTAG
- a CDS encoding ATP-binding protein, whose translation MEVRGSVPHDQAPAPGPYEGVWRFTAPAVDSSVPQVRRGVRTLIGDLAVPIDEDVLYGLLVIVSELVTNAVRHAAVLSPELWVEVAVGPDWIRIAVEDQHPYRPKALETDHARTGGRGLLLVKTIAAEAGGSCDIAQTATGGKVIWAALPLQPPTR comes from the coding sequence ATGGAGGTCCGCGGGAGCGTCCCGCACGATCAGGCTCCGGCCCCGGGACCGTACGAGGGGGTGTGGCGTTTCACGGCCCCCGCCGTGGACTCCTCCGTCCCCCAGGTCCGGCGCGGGGTCCGCACGCTCATCGGCGACCTGGCGGTGCCGATCGACGAGGACGTCCTCTACGGCCTGCTGGTGATCGTCTCCGAGCTGGTCACCAACGCGGTCAGGCACGCGGCGGTGCTCTCGCCCGAGCTGTGGGTCGAGGTCGCGGTCGGCCCGGACTGGATCAGGATCGCCGTCGAGGACCAGCACCCCTACCGCCCCAAGGCACTGGAGACCGACCATGCCAGGACCGGCGGGCGCGGGCTGCTGCTGGTCAAGACGATCGCAGCGGAGGCGGGCGGCTCGTGCGACATCGCGCAGACCGCGACCGGCGGCAAGGTGATCTGGGCCGCCCTGCCGCTCCAGCCGCCCACCCGCTGA
- a CDS encoding enoyl-CoA hydratase/isomerase family protein: MPPGLTVGTMAGTATVTIANPARRNAMTPAMWAALPGLLAPLAADPAVRVLVLTGAGDTFCAGADISGFTDAAGLRAAQEAAVAAEEALAAFPKPTLAAVRGHCVGGGCQLAAACDLRFAARGALFGVTPARLGIVYPASSTRRLVRLTGPATAKHLLFSAELIDHERALRAGLVDEVWAPGALATRVAEYAALLATRSRLTQHAAKDFTAGTAAPDREAYWSAQAAASPDPLEGATAFLTRRDPHFTWSP, from the coding sequence ATGCCGCCGGGACTGACGGTCGGCACCATGGCGGGCACCGCGACCGTCACCATCGCCAACCCGGCCCGGCGCAACGCGATGACGCCGGCCATGTGGGCGGCGCTGCCCGGCCTGCTGGCGCCGCTCGCGGCCGATCCCGCGGTGCGGGTGCTGGTGCTCACCGGCGCGGGCGACACCTTCTGCGCGGGCGCCGACATCAGCGGCTTCACCGACGCCGCCGGGCTGCGGGCGGCCCAGGAGGCCGCGGTCGCGGCGGAGGAGGCGCTCGCCGCCTTCCCCAAGCCGACGCTGGCCGCGGTGCGCGGCCACTGCGTGGGCGGCGGCTGCCAGCTCGCGGCGGCCTGCGACCTGCGCTTCGCCGCGCGGGGCGCGCTGTTCGGGGTCACGCCGGCGCGGCTCGGCATCGTCTATCCCGCGTCCTCCACCCGCCGGCTGGTACGGCTGACGGGTCCGGCCACCGCGAAGCACCTGCTCTTCTCCGCCGAGCTGATCGACCACGAGCGCGCGCTGCGCGCCGGGCTGGTCGACGAGGTGTGGGCGCCCGGCGCGCTCGCCACCCGGGTCGCCGAATACGCGGCGCTCCTCGCCACCCGCTCCCGGCTGACCCAGCACGCCGCCAAGGACTTCACCGCGGGCACTGCCGCCCCCGACCGCGAGGCCTACTGGTCGGCGCAGGCCGCCGCCAGCCCCGATCCGCTGGAGGGCGCCACCGCCTTCCTGACCCGCCGCGACCCGCACTTCACCTGGTCCCCGTAG